The following are from one region of the Luteolibacter yonseiensis genome:
- the nadA gene encoding quinolinate synthase NadA: MLAALDLKEEILALKKARNAVILAHNYQTGDIQDVADYVGDSLGLAYHAKATDADVIVFCGVHFMAETAKIVNPGKIVVLPDADAGCSLEQSCPAPQLEAFLKANAEKNYYVIAYINCSGGVKALCDVICTSGNAVKIVNQAPADRPILFVPDENLGAWVIEQTGRKMDLWKGNCYVHVEFTRDSINRIKAEFPDALVVAHPECPQAVRLLADEVCSTEKMITFCKNAPVKDIIVVTESGMLHRLRKECPDKNLIPGPTDRCACADCRYMKMNTMQKLRDCLDTLQPRVEMEESLRARAEVPLLRMLEQSK; this comes from the coding sequence ATGCTCGCCGCACTCGATCTCAAGGAAGAAATCCTGGCCCTCAAGAAAGCCCGGAACGCCGTCATCCTCGCCCACAACTACCAGACCGGTGACATCCAGGACGTCGCCGACTACGTGGGCGACTCGCTCGGCCTCGCCTACCACGCCAAGGCCACCGACGCCGACGTCATCGTCTTCTGCGGCGTCCACTTCATGGCGGAGACCGCGAAAATCGTGAACCCCGGGAAAATCGTCGTCCTCCCGGACGCCGACGCCGGTTGCTCGCTTGAGCAATCCTGCCCCGCCCCCCAGCTCGAGGCCTTCCTCAAGGCGAACGCGGAAAAGAACTACTACGTCATCGCCTACATCAACTGCTCCGGCGGCGTGAAAGCCCTCTGCGACGTCATCTGCACCTCCGGAAACGCGGTGAAGATCGTCAACCAGGCCCCCGCCGACCGCCCCATCCTCTTCGTCCCGGACGAAAACCTCGGCGCATGGGTCATCGAGCAGACCGGCCGCAAGATGGACCTTTGGAAAGGCAACTGCTACGTCCACGTCGAGTTCACCCGCGACTCCATCAACCGCATCAAGGCCGAGTTCCCCGACGCTCTCGTCGTCGCCCACCCCGAGTGCCCGCAGGCCGTCCGCCTCCTCGCCGACGAAGTGTGCTCCACCGAGAAAATGATCACCTTCTGCAAGAACGCCCCGGTAAAGGACATCATCGTCGTCACCGAGAGCGGCATGCTCCACCGCCTCCGCAAGGAGTGCCCGGACAAGAACCTCATCCCCGGCCCCACCGACCGCTGCGCCTGCGCCGATTGCCGCTACATGAAGATGAACACCATGCAGAAACTCCGCGACTGCCTGGACACCCTCCAGCCCCGCGTCGAAATGGAGGAATCCCTCCGCGCCCGCGCCGAGGTCCCGCTGCTGAGAATGCTCGAACAGTCCAAGTAA
- the metG gene encoding methionine--tRNA ligase → MFYLTTAIDYTNGSPHIGHAYEKVLTDVIARYRRLRGDEVYFLTGVDQHGQKVQQTAEKEGVSPEEFVKRVTGNFSSLWKKLDVNYDGWAETTDDRHKACVRAILTELKNQGQLYKKSHSGFYSVRQEQFLQERDRDENGNFGPEWGEIVNYEEENWYFKLSDHTDWLKNFLETTDGIIVPGFRKSELLNALEKNSGIDLCISRPKERLRWGIEFPFDENFVTYVWFDALINYISFAGYKAEAGADLPDFAKLWPADSRPVHVIGKDILIPAHGVYWFCMLHAMGFTDAQMPKLLVHGFWNGLGGDKMSKSLGNIVDPDELSEKFGVEAIRYYLVRDIVTGRDSNFDVERLVMLYNTELANEFGNLCNRALNMSQRFTGGVLQNTGELTEDDLAVQKSLTESIAAYQAAMDEFDISKGLEALNRHVVHCNQYAERTKPWELNKNPENKERVATILYHFAESVAQIAVLISPILPGVTAKLAEQLELPSLTTLTLADLHWGLLPGGHTIGKPKPAFPRIVLEEAK, encoded by the coding sequence ATGTTCTACCTCACCACCGCCATCGACTACACCAACGGTTCGCCCCACATCGGCCATGCCTATGAAAAGGTCCTCACCGACGTGATCGCCCGCTACCGCCGCCTGCGCGGGGACGAGGTCTATTTCCTCACCGGCGTGGACCAGCACGGCCAGAAAGTCCAGCAGACGGCGGAAAAAGAGGGTGTCTCCCCAGAGGAATTCGTCAAACGCGTCACCGGCAATTTCTCCTCCCTGTGGAAAAAGCTCGATGTGAACTACGACGGCTGGGCGGAAACCACCGACGACCGCCACAAGGCATGCGTCCGCGCCATCCTCACCGAGCTCAAGAACCAGGGCCAGCTCTACAAGAAATCCCACTCCGGGTTCTACTCGGTGCGCCAGGAACAATTCCTCCAGGAACGCGACCGGGACGAGAACGGCAACTTCGGCCCCGAGTGGGGTGAGATCGTCAACTACGAAGAGGAAAACTGGTATTTCAAACTCAGCGACCACACCGACTGGCTGAAGAATTTCCTCGAAACCACCGACGGGATCATCGTCCCCGGCTTCCGGAAATCCGAACTGCTCAACGCGCTTGAGAAAAACTCCGGCATCGACCTGTGCATCTCCCGCCCCAAGGAGCGCCTGCGCTGGGGCATCGAGTTCCCCTTCGATGAAAACTTCGTCACCTACGTCTGGTTCGACGCGCTCATCAACTACATCTCCTTCGCCGGCTACAAGGCGGAGGCGGGTGCGGACCTGCCGGATTTTGCGAAACTCTGGCCCGCCGACAGCCGCCCGGTGCACGTCATCGGCAAGGACATCCTCATCCCCGCGCACGGCGTCTACTGGTTCTGCATGCTGCACGCCATGGGCTTCACCGACGCACAGATGCCGAAGCTCCTCGTCCACGGATTCTGGAACGGCCTCGGCGGCGACAAGATGTCGAAATCGCTCGGCAACATCGTCGACCCGGACGAACTCTCGGAAAAATTCGGCGTGGAGGCGATCCGCTACTACCTCGTCCGCGACATCGTGACCGGCCGGGACTCGAACTTCGATGTCGAGCGGCTCGTGATGCTCTACAACACGGAACTCGCCAACGAGTTCGGAAACCTCTGCAACCGTGCCCTGAACATGAGCCAGCGCTTCACCGGCGGCGTGCTCCAGAACACCGGGGAACTCACGGAGGACGACCTCGCGGTGCAAAAGTCGCTCACCGAATCCATCGCCGCGTATCAGGCGGCCATGGACGAGTTCGACATTTCCAAGGGACTCGAAGCCCTCAACCGCCACGTCGTCCACTGCAACCAGTACGCCGAGCGCACCAAGCCGTGGGAGCTGAACAAGAACCCGGAAAACAAGGAGCGCGTCGCCACCATCCTCTACCACTTCGCGGAGAGCGTCGCGCAGATCGCCGTGCTCATCTCCCCGATCCTGCCCGGGGTCACCGCCAAGCTCGCGGAACAGCTCGAGCTCCCGAGCCTGACGACACTCACCCTCGCCGATCTCCACTGGGGCCTGCTTCCCGGCGGCCACACCATCGGCAAGCCGAAGCCCGCGTTTCCGAGGATCGTCCTGGAAGAAGCGAAATAA
- a CDS encoding LptF/LptG family permease, with protein MNFFRTHLLRFLLPLVLAALGAGACALLVPAEIESVRQQLIGFPDSDIPAHLARPWVLSGLCFLPALAGFVYCLGGTLDRYIARQFFGIFSICLASLLTIWLLMDLGDKIGDFRKSSHVFQTILVFYGTRSPAVLLLLLPYSLLLALLYSLGKLSGTREVIAMIQAGRSIIRLTLPLIIAGLFFSLLSLGLNYHWAPNAEGKMDAILDAANDRLPTKSKSRDKTAQATPPAAADAPATADSPAAADSPAAPVVPEKQIVKARQVLYQNPSQHRLWEIGIFPQDYHKGAPLKEVEITTTRPDKTLESRITAKSASWDKTTHHWTFQDAVIAKYKPDMPPIFETLEGPLVIKNWTETPWQLVKPGLSAAYLGIPDLSSWLKENDRLGQFAEPAPYITQWHYRWALPFACMVTVLLATPLAIHFSRRGPGGGIFLAVVLSALMLLFSNISLAIGEAGTMRPGVAAWLPNAAFALLGLYLFRRRISGKPIYLILRRLFPGND; from the coding sequence ATGAATTTTTTCCGCACCCATCTCCTGCGATTCCTGCTTCCCCTCGTACTGGCCGCCCTGGGGGCCGGTGCGTGCGCCCTGCTCGTCCCGGCGGAAATCGAGTCCGTGCGGCAGCAGCTCATCGGCTTCCCGGACTCGGACATTCCGGCCCATCTCGCCCGGCCCTGGGTGCTCTCCGGGCTTTGTTTCCTGCCCGCGCTGGCCGGGTTCGTCTACTGCCTCGGCGGCACGTTGGACCGCTACATCGCCCGGCAGTTTTTCGGGATCTTCTCCATCTGCCTCGCCTCGCTGCTGACCATCTGGCTCCTGATGGACCTGGGTGACAAGATCGGGGACTTCCGGAAATCCAGCCACGTTTTCCAGACCATTCTCGTCTTCTACGGCACCCGCTCGCCCGCCGTCCTGCTGCTGCTCCTGCCCTACAGCCTGCTGCTCGCCCTGCTGTATTCCCTCGGAAAACTCTCCGGCACCCGCGAGGTCATCGCCATGATCCAGGCGGGCCGCAGCATCATCCGCCTCACCCTGCCGCTCATCATCGCCGGCCTGTTTTTCAGCCTGCTCAGCCTGGGCCTCAACTACCACTGGGCGCCGAACGCGGAGGGCAAGATGGATGCCATCCTGGATGCCGCCAACGACAGGCTTCCCACCAAATCCAAGAGCAGGGACAAGACGGCTCAGGCCACGCCACCCGCCGCAGCGGACGCACCTGCCACAGCGGATTCACCCGCCGCAGCGGATTCACCGGCCGCTCCGGTGGTGCCCGAAAAGCAGATCGTCAAGGCCCGGCAGGTGCTCTACCAGAATCCGTCCCAGCACCGTCTGTGGGAAATCGGCATCTTCCCGCAGGACTACCACAAGGGCGCGCCCCTGAAAGAGGTGGAGATCACCACCACCCGCCCGGACAAGACCCTGGAAAGCCGCATCACCGCCAAGAGCGCCTCATGGGACAAGACGACCCACCACTGGACCTTCCAGGACGCCGTCATCGCGAAATACAAGCCGGACATGCCGCCGATTTTCGAGACGCTGGAAGGCCCGCTCGTCATCAAAAACTGGACGGAAACCCCGTGGCAGCTCGTCAAACCCGGACTCAGCGCCGCCTACCTCGGCATCCCGGATCTCAGCAGCTGGCTGAAGGAAAACGACCGGCTCGGCCAGTTCGCGGAGCCCGCCCCCTACATCACCCAGTGGCACTACCGCTGGGCGCTGCCCTTCGCCTGCATGGTCACCGTCCTGCTCGCCACCCCGCTCGCCATCCATTTCTCGCGCCGCGGCCCGGGCGGCGGCATCTTCCTCGCCGTCGTGCTCTCCGCCCTGATGCTGCTCTTCAGCAACATCTCCCTCGCCATCGGCGAGGCAGGCACCATGCGGCCCGGAGTGGCCGCCTGGCTGCCGAACGCCGCCTTCGCCCTGCTGGGGCTCTACCTTTTCCGCCGCCGTATCTCCGGCAAGCCGATCTACCTCATCCTGCGCCGGCTTTTCCCCGGCAATGACTAA
- a CDS encoding Panacea domain-containing protein, which translates to MSISNPTPREREAQADNRLAEMILFIAQKCNGDPKFGATKLNKILFFADFFSFVKRGKPIVGCDFMRLGKGPAPRHMKPVRDSLVSAGRAVVQERQLVSGHTQHKVLALKEPDLSEFSGEDINFMLEIICALKPFSAEEVSELSHSHPAWEIAEDKESIPLEAAFIMSMDHEESDIATALGLHKKLKHA; encoded by the coding sequence ATGAGCATCAGCAATCCAACTCCCCGAGAGAGAGAAGCCCAAGCGGATAACCGCCTTGCGGAGATGATCTTGTTCATTGCGCAAAAGTGCAATGGTGATCCGAAATTTGGCGCTACAAAGCTGAACAAGATTTTGTTTTTCGCCGACTTCTTTTCCTTCGTGAAGCGCGGCAAGCCTATTGTGGGATGTGACTTCATGCGCCTTGGGAAAGGCCCTGCTCCACGTCACATGAAGCCAGTAAGGGACTCCTTGGTGTCCGCTGGCAGGGCTGTCGTCCAAGAGCGGCAATTAGTTTCCGGTCACACCCAGCACAAGGTTCTTGCTCTTAAGGAGCCCGATCTTTCCGAGTTTTCGGGAGAAGATATCAACTTCATGCTGGAAATTATCTGTGCTCTTAAGCCCTTTTCCGCTGAAGAGGTTAGTGAGCTATCCCATAGCCATCCCGCATGGGAGATTGCAGAAGACAAGGAAAGCATCCCGCTTGAGGCAGCGTTCATTATGAGCATGGACCATGAAGAGTCCGATATTGCTACCGCGCTTGGGCTGCACAAGAAACTGAAGCACGCGTAA
- a CDS encoding 6-phosphofructokinase, with product MSNRLEGKVLVAQGGGPTPVINQSVVGVALEARKFSQVTSIYGALHGVRGIIDENFIDLTRETTHNLEQVAGTPSSGLLSTRDKPDEEYCQRMFKVMQAHDIRYFFYVGGNDSSDTVRIVNEQAKAANYELRAIHIPKTIDNDLEENDHCPGFGSAARFVAQAFTGVNLDNRALKGVYIGVVMGRHAGFLTAASALAQKYVDDGPHLIYMPERHFIIENFLADVDRVYQQHGLCTIAVSEGISDPDGTPMIVKLLGKEERDSHGNVQLSGTGALGDLLSNSIRDGLGIKRVRSDTFGYLQRSFMGIQSDRDAREAREAGEKAVQFAMWDNCDGSVAIKRPVLDYSVDYQLVPIENVAGKTRHMPDNFINAEGNGVTQDFLSYCRPLLGSNLPEPHRLRAPMVPKILHK from the coding sequence ATGAGCAACCGTTTAGAAGGAAAAGTCCTGGTCGCACAGGGTGGCGGCCCCACCCCGGTGATCAACCAGAGTGTCGTCGGTGTCGCCCTCGAGGCACGCAAGTTCAGCCAGGTGACGTCGATTTATGGCGCTCTCCACGGCGTGCGCGGGATCATCGACGAGAATTTCATCGATCTCACCCGCGAGACCACGCACAACCTGGAACAAGTCGCCGGCACCCCGTCGTCCGGCCTGCTTTCCACCCGTGACAAACCGGATGAGGAGTATTGCCAGCGCATGTTCAAGGTCATGCAGGCCCATGACATCCGCTACTTCTTCTACGTCGGCGGCAACGACTCGTCCGACACCGTCCGCATCGTCAACGAGCAGGCCAAGGCCGCGAACTACGAGCTGCGCGCCATCCACATCCCGAAGACCATCGACAACGACCTCGAGGAAAACGACCACTGCCCGGGCTTCGGCTCCGCCGCACGCTTCGTCGCCCAGGCGTTCACCGGTGTGAACCTCGACAACCGCGCGCTCAAGGGCGTCTACATCGGTGTCGTGATGGGCCGCCACGCCGGCTTCCTCACCGCCGCCTCCGCCCTCGCCCAGAAGTATGTGGATGACGGCCCGCACCTCATCTACATGCCGGAGCGCCACTTCATCATCGAAAATTTCCTCGCCGACGTGGACCGCGTCTATCAGCAGCACGGCCTCTGCACCATCGCCGTGTCCGAAGGCATCTCCGATCCGGACGGCACCCCGATGATCGTCAAGCTGCTCGGCAAGGAAGAGCGCGACTCGCACGGCAACGTGCAGCTCTCCGGCACCGGCGCCCTCGGCGACCTGCTTTCCAACTCCATCCGCGACGGCCTCGGCATCAAGCGCGTGCGTTCGGACACCTTCGGCTACCTGCAGCGCTCCTTCATGGGCATCCAGTCCGACCGCGACGCCCGCGAGGCGCGCGAGGCCGGTGAGAAGGCCGTCCAGTTCGCCATGTGGGACAACTGCGACGGCTCGGTGGCCATCAAGCGCCCCGTGCTCGACTACAGCGTGGACTACCAGCTCGTGCCGATCGAGAACGTCGCCGGCAAGACCCGCCACATGCCGGACAACTTCATCAATGCCGAAGGCAACGGCGTGACGCAGGACTTCCTGTCCTACTGCCGTCCGCTGCTCGGCTCGAACCTGCCGGAGCCACACCGCCTCCGCGCGCCGATGGTGCCGAAGATCCTGCACAAGTAA